The proteins below are encoded in one region of Ferruginibacter lapsinanis:
- a CDS encoding TonB-dependent receptor plug domain-containing protein — protein MKKNFFIVAAVLISSQLYAQDSTRSLNEVVITATKSTIKQSQTGKVITVIGRNVLDRSMGKDLAQLLTEQAGIVVNGATSNSGKDKSLYLRGAQNNNTVILINGIPLADASGVTGAFDPRLIPIEQIERIEIVKGAQSTLYGSNAVAGVINIITKKGADKVARVYGTVAAGSFNTFSTNVGVSGTIENSSYDIGFIHRQTEGISEAKDTAGDKNFDKDGFNQNGVYLNFDAGITKNFHFKPYFRYQYFNGGYDEDAFTDGANTYISSVLSVGSIFQGNFKKGTITAQYAHDETSRLYQSTNGNSPYDGRTHTAEVYATYELSDHLGALAGFDYRILQSLDDKATPKRPKINIASPYVSLYIKNISGFNVELGGRYNKHSKYGDNFSYSINPSYLINDNIKIFANVASAFRAPSLGELYGQYGSNPDLKPETSQTYEGGVQASFKDFDVRGTYFSRKIKNVITTDAFYNYVNLNKQDDHGVEIEATIKVDKKIQAKLFYAFVDGEVTTTKGGKDTTYFNLVKRPKHSIGATITYQITPRLFVSTNMYNYGKRTDNYFDMMTYTSSVVELKSYFLWNAYASFDILPKKLKLFVDAKNLLNKDYYEVYGYASQGFNITGGISFRF, from the coding sequence ATGAAAAAGAATTTTTTTATTGTGGCTGCTGTATTGATCAGTAGTCAGTTGTACGCACAAGACAGTACTAGAAGTTTAAATGAAGTAGTGATCACCGCTACAAAATCAACCATCAAACAATCTCAAACCGGTAAGGTCATTACTGTCATTGGCAGGAATGTATTAGATAGAAGTATGGGAAAAGACCTTGCTCAATTACTTACTGAGCAGGCAGGTATTGTAGTAAATGGAGCCACCAGTAATTCTGGAAAGGACAAGTCGTTGTATTTAAGAGGAGCACAAAATAACAACACCGTTATTTTGATCAATGGAATTCCTTTAGCAGATGCATCGGGTGTGACGGGTGCATTTGACCCAAGGCTTATTCCGATTGAACAAATTGAAAGAATAGAAATTGTAAAAGGAGCACAATCTACTTTATATGGTAGTAATGCTGTTGCCGGTGTGATCAATATCATTACTAAAAAAGGAGCTGATAAAGTAGCTAGAGTGTATGGAACTGTTGCAGCAGGAAGTTTCAATACTTTTAGTACAAATGTTGGTGTAAGCGGAACGATAGAAAATTCATCTTATGATATTGGTTTTATACACAGACAAACGGAGGGTATCTCAGAAGCAAAAGATACAGCAGGCGATAAAAATTTTGATAAAGATGGCTTCAATCAAAATGGCGTATACTTGAATTTTGACGCAGGTATAACTAAGAATTTTCATTTCAAACCTTACTTCCGTTATCAGTATTTTAATGGCGGTTATGATGAGGATGCGTTTACAGATGGAGCAAATACCTACATATCTTCGGTACTTTCTGTTGGTAGTATTTTTCAGGGAAATTTCAAAAAAGGAACAATAACAGCACAGTATGCACATGATGAAACATCCAGATTATACCAAAGCACGAATGGCAATAGTCCTTATGATGGAAGAACTCATACTGCAGAAGTGTATGCAACATATGAATTGTCAGATCATTTGGGAGCCCTTGCCGGATTCGATTACAGAATATTGCAATCATTAGATGATAAGGCTACGCCGAAACGACCAAAAATAAATATCGCAAGCCCTTATGTTTCTTTGTATATAAAAAATATTAGTGGATTTAATGTAGAACTTGGCGGACGTTATAATAAACATTCAAAATATGGAGATAATTTTTCTTATAGCATTAATCCATCTTATCTGATCAATGACAATATTAAAATATTTGCAAATGTGGCATCTGCATTCAGGGCTCCATCTTTAGGAGAATTATATGGACAGTACGGTAGTAATCCTGATCTGAAACCAGAGACATCACAAACCTACGAGGGAGGTGTTCAGGCATCGTTTAAAGATTTTGATGTAAGAGGAACTTATTTCTCAAGAAAAATAAAAAATGTAATTACTACGGATGCATTTTACAATTATGTAAATCTTAACAAGCAAGATGATCACGGCGTTGAAATAGAAGCCACCATTAAAGTGGACAAAAAAATACAGGCAAAACTATTCTATGCTTTTGTTGACGGTGAGGTAACAACTACAAAAGGCGGCAAGGACACTACTTATTTCAATCTTGTTAAAAGACCAAAGCATTCAATTGGCGCAACGATCACCTATCAAATTACACCAAGATTATTTGTAAGCACTAATATGTATAATTATGGTAAAAGAACTGATAACTATTTTGATATGATGACTTACACCAGTTCTGTAGTAGAACTTAAAAGTTATTTTTTATGGAATGCATATGCTTCATTTGATATCTTACCCAAAAAATTGAAACTATTTGTTGATGCAAAGAATTTGTTGAATAAAGATTACTACGAAGTATATGGCTATGCTTCTCAAGGGTTTAATATAACCGGAGGTATCAGCTTCAGATTTTAA
- a CDS encoding TonB-dependent receptor yields MKNSIAIIIFMHIMLITSAQTFTGKVFDGITKEPIAGASIKGSVISKQIVSSNDGTFKINETIKELVISISALGYQSKEILVRPDQHNLIALLPVNNSMQEVVVTANREASLRSQAPMAISKITPAVLDEAKATAVYEVVNKVPGVLMVNYNNEQHAMAIRQPMGTSNYYLYMEDGIPVRPMGVFNHNALLEINQFTISSIEVVKGPVSSIYGPEAVGGAINFISQRPTSVATAKIGVQFDQFGYRRLQLSAGKKFGKFGIYAGGLISDQTNSWMASSDYNKSSWNTRMEYHFSPKTRLIGTFMYANYFSNTSGTVDSIAFYNRLYVSTTDFTYRKSMASRSRITLEHEWNDHSKSFITVFNRINKHGQNPAYGIKWTSGQTTAKGEINSNDFKSYGVIAQHSQHFSFLKSNLLVGGMFDFSPNQYWSYQVDLNAMIRPDGKSVDKYTIKQERPDIQLADYDANIRNGAAYVQYDATALKYLRLSFGLRYDVMSFSYDNYLDKTSGNKKYEQLTPKAGLTYDLGNGKGVYANFSQGFAPPALTSVFRKKPNSTPAEFYYNLTSGQFNNYEIGGWASLWKNKIYADIAFYQMDGKNELLNIRQPDNSFDYQSAGKTLHRGVEYGITIKPAKEYCFRFSGTTALHRFENFLVSTKVSDPVKKLDGYIMPTSPKTTFNTELSYYPAWLPNFRSAIEWQHLDGWYENQINTIWHKGYDVFNFRIGYKWKGIELYTNVLNIADALYATSATRGNNATDRTSFTPAAPRTFVMGIQYNFVAKK; encoded by the coding sequence ATGAAAAACTCAATAGCAATAATAATATTCATGCACATAATGCTGATAACATCAGCGCAAACCTTTACGGGTAAAGTGTTTGATGGTATTACAAAAGAACCGATTGCAGGCGCTTCAATAAAAGGTAGCGTAATATCCAAACAGATCGTTTCATCAAATGACGGAACATTTAAAATAAATGAAACAATTAAAGAACTGGTGATCAGTATTTCAGCATTAGGATACCAATCTAAAGAAATACTGGTACGACCAGATCAGCATAATTTAATTGCATTGCTCCCTGTTAATAATAGTATGCAGGAAGTAGTAGTAACAGCCAATAGGGAGGCGTCTCTGCGGTCACAGGCGCCAATGGCAATTAGTAAGATCACACCTGCTGTGTTAGATGAAGCAAAGGCTACTGCTGTGTATGAAGTAGTGAATAAAGTGCCGGGTGTGTTGATGGTTAATTATAACAATGAGCAACATGCCATGGCCATACGCCAGCCGATGGGAACCTCTAATTATTATTTATATATGGAAGACGGGATTCCTGTAAGACCGATGGGTGTTTTCAATCACAATGCATTATTAGAAATAAATCAATTCACGATAAGTTCTATTGAAGTAGTGAAAGGGCCGGTGTCGAGTATATATGGTCCGGAGGCAGTAGGTGGAGCAATTAATTTTATTTCCCAAAGACCTACCTCTGTAGCCACAGCAAAAATTGGTGTTCAGTTTGATCAGTTTGGGTACAGACGATTGCAATTATCAGCCGGAAAAAAATTTGGGAAATTCGGAATATATGCAGGCGGTTTAATTAGTGATCAAACCAATAGCTGGATGGCAAGTTCTGATTATAATAAAAGCAGTTGGAATACAAGAATGGAGTATCACTTTTCTCCGAAAACAAGATTGATTGGTACATTTATGTATGCCAATTATTTTTCTAATACATCTGGAACTGTTGATAGTATTGCTTTTTACAATAGATTGTATGTTAGTACTACAGATTTTACCTACAGAAAATCTATGGCGAGCAGAAGCAGGATCACTTTAGAGCATGAATGGAATGATCATTCAAAAAGTTTTATAACTGTTTTTAACAGGATAAATAAACACGGGCAAAATCCGGCTTATGGAATTAAATGGACGTCGGGACAAACTACAGCAAAAGGAGAGATCAATTCAAATGATTTTAAAAGTTATGGAGTGATAGCACAACACTCACAACATTTTAGTTTTCTTAAATCAAATTTGTTGGTTGGCGGGATGTTTGATTTTTCTCCCAATCAATATTGGAGTTACCAGGTTGATCTGAATGCAATGATAAGGCCTGATGGAAAGTCAGTAGATAAATATACGATCAAACAGGAAAGGCCAGACATTCAATTGGCAGATTATGATGCAAATATCCGTAACGGTGCCGCATATGTCCAATATGATGCTACGGCATTAAAATATTTGCGTTTATCATTTGGGTTGCGCTATGATGTGATGTCTTTTTCATATGATAATTACCTGGATAAAACTTCAGGAAATAAAAAATATGAACAGCTTACTCCAAAAGCAGGACTTACCTATGACCTGGGAAATGGAAAAGGGGTGTATGCTAATTTCTCTCAGGGCTTTGCCCCACCAGCGCTGACATCAGTGTTTCGTAAAAAACCGAATTCAACCCCAGCCGAGTTTTATTACAATTTAACATCGGGGCAATTTAATAATTACGAAATAGGCGGATGGGCATCTTTATGGAAAAATAAGATATACGCAGACATTGCATTTTATCAAATGGATGGCAAAAATGAATTGTTAAATATTCGTCAGCCAGATAATTCATTTGACTACCAAAGTGCAGGCAAAACCTTACATCGTGGAGTTGAGTATGGGATCACTATAAAACCTGCAAAAGAATATTGTTTTCGTTTTAGCGGTACTACTGCTTTGCATCGATTCGAAAACTTTTTGGTAAGCACTAAAGTATCCGATCCTGTAAAAAAATTAGATGGCTATATAATGCCCACTTCTCCTAAAACTACTTTCAATACAGAACTGTCCTACTATCCTGCATGGTTGCCAAACTTTCGCAGTGCGATTGAGTGGCAACACCTGGATGGGTGGTATGAAAATCAGATCAATACAATTTGGCACAAAGGATATGATGTTTTTAATTTCAGGATAGGGTATAAGTGGAAAGGAATTGAATTGTATACAAACGTCCTGAATATTGCCGATGCATTGTATGCTACCAGTGCAACGAGAGGTAATAATGCAACCGACAGAACTTCTTTTACGCCTGCGGCTCCAAGAACTTTTGTAATGGGTATTCAATACAATTTTGTTGCAAAGAAATAA
- a CDS encoding cysteine-rich CWC family protein, which produces MCVHENKVCPKCSAGFECKVGTINLCQCSTISLSEAERGYIESLYTDCLCANCLNKLKDSYHQSKKLQIAQVRLHR; this is translated from the coding sequence ATGTGTGTACACGAAAATAAAGTTTGTCCTAAGTGTAGTGCCGGCTTTGAATGTAAAGTTGGTACGATCAACTTATGCCAGTGCTCCACTATTTCTTTATCCGAAGCGGAGAGAGGTTATATTGAATCTTTATATACGGATTGTCTCTGCGCCAACTGTTTAAATAAACTTAAAGACAGTTACCACCAGTCTAAAAAATTACAAATTGCTCAGGTAAGATTGCATCGCTGA
- a CDS encoding tail fiber domain-containing protein, translating into MKKVLYTSFTAVGLLLSSITVMAQNVGIGTITPNTSAGLDITATNKGLLIPRVNLTTSTDAVTIASPATSLLVYNTNSTLGAGYYFNSGTPASPVWSRLLTAAASSGWGLTGNAGTNPSTNFIGTTTNVPLRIRTNNVVVGQISRENLFIGDSSGISTNEAVGTDNIGIGINAIYYGDTGFANIGIGSYALALASGDIGSVGIGYQALVNNDDPTGQGNFNTAVGALAGSSIGYLGEGYYNTALGSFADCYDATNSLDVVNSTAIGSGALADVSNMVRIGDDFVEQIGGAVDWSVLSDGRFKKDIKNENGGLNFIMQLRPVNYHYNFTKLNDSRIRSIKGANKMARNGKDIANNDMLLKKFTSNGYKQKISQNETKTYNGLIAQEVEAAAKKIGYNFSGVVTPTKPDGKYALRYATFVVPLIEAVQEQQKTIEAQDKKIEALEKRLLKLELR; encoded by the coding sequence ATGAAAAAAGTACTTTACACATCTTTCACTGCAGTTGGTTTGCTGCTTTCTTCAATTACTGTAATGGCACAAAATGTTGGTATTGGAACAATAACTCCCAACACCAGTGCAGGACTTGATATCACTGCAACCAATAAAGGGCTGCTTATCCCAAGAGTTAATCTTACTACTTCTACGGATGCTGTTACTATTGCTTCTCCAGCTACCAGTTTGTTGGTATATAATACTAACTCAACTTTGGGTGCTGGTTACTATTTTAACAGCGGTACTCCCGCTTCTCCGGTTTGGTCAAGATTATTGACTGCTGCTGCTTCTTCAGGTTGGGGGCTTACTGGTAACGCCGGCACTAATCCTTCTACAAATTTTATAGGCACCACAACCAATGTGCCTTTACGTATCAGGACAAATAATGTTGTTGTAGGACAAATAAGTCGTGAAAATCTTTTCATCGGTGATAGTTCTGGTATCTCTACTAATGAAGCTGTTGGGACTGACAATATTGGTATTGGTATAAATGCAATATATTATGGGGATACAGGCTTTGCTAATATAGGTATTGGATCTTATGCATTAGCGCTAGCTTCTGGCGATATCGGAAGTGTAGGTATCGGTTATCAGGCATTGGTAAATAATGATGATCCTACCGGTCAAGGTAATTTTAATACTGCTGTTGGTGCCCTTGCGGGTTCCTCTATTGGTTATCTCGGGGAAGGTTATTACAACACAGCATTGGGTTCTTTTGCTGATTGTTATGATGCAACGAACAGTTTGGATGTAGTAAACTCTACTGCTATAGGTTCTGGAGCATTGGCTGATGTTAGCAATATGGTTAGAATTGGTGATGATTTTGTAGAACAAATTGGCGGTGCGGTAGATTGGAGCGTATTAAGTGATGGTAGATTTAAAAAAGATATCAAAAATGAAAATGGTGGTTTGAATTTCATCATGCAATTACGTCCGGTAAATTACCATTACAATTTCACTAAATTAAATGACAGCAGAATTCGTTCTATTAAAGGAGCAAACAAAATGGCAAGAAATGGCAAAGACATTGCTAATAATGATATGTTGTTGAAAAAATTCACTTCTAACGGATACAAACAAAAGATCTCTCAAAATGAAACTAAAACTTACAATGGCTTGATCGCTCAGGAAGTAGAAGCTGCCGCTAAAAAAATCGGATATAATTTTAGTGGTGTAGTTACGCCAACCAAACCTGATGGTAAATACGCTTTGAGATATGCAACATTTGTAGTTCCGTTAATTGAAGCAGTACAGGAGCAACAAAAAACTATTGAAGCGCAGGATAAAAAAATTGAAGCACTTGAAAAAAGATTGCTGAAGTTAGAACTAAGATAA
- a CDS encoding PepSY domain-containing protein → MIRKNIYKWHRTISLIIAIPVILWAASGFMHPVMTTIRPKVGTQELSPQTIDTTKIIVLLQDALLKNNIDKFSNFRIVQLADNWFYQIQLPGQNVLQYISTQNGKLLKNGDELYARFLAKQFLEGVKKTNRNISVPVISGLHDCCVNAATAVLNDTSGAKITEVELVEKFNEEYKYINRFLPAYKVSFERKDGIRIYVETQQDRFAFAMDNRRAVFDTFFSWFHTLGWLDFLGKGKLMIEIVLMSMAFLATLMGIYIFCITKTKTPNGNTVVAARRNHRWTSIVISLFTLMFTGSGAFHLFTKFSPDTRAQFFTQNVFTPVDALLDIKKIFAAAGAQKKITTISIVKINGKNYWQVFSQSEETNKKNNIPGAMDMMKRKVAPAPSAIYISTDDHTVLKDGEMKYANYLATLFSKHRPDEIVKTTVITKFEDEYGFVNKRLPVWRVHYNSNSKERFYVETSTGKLAAHVNDKDLIEGYSFAMLHKHHFMDWAGKSGRDISTMFWALAQIAVVVIGLTLYFKMRARKTRQQQ, encoded by the coding sequence ATGATTCGAAAAAATATTTACAAATGGCATAGAACAATTAGCCTGATCATTGCCATACCGGTTATACTTTGGGCGGCAAGTGGTTTTATGCATCCTGTAATGACCACTATCAGGCCTAAGGTTGGAACTCAGGAGTTATCACCTCAAACAATCGACACTACCAAGATAATTGTATTGCTTCAGGATGCGTTGTTAAAAAACAATATCGACAAGTTTAGTAATTTTCGAATTGTTCAACTGGCTGATAATTGGTTTTATCAAATACAGTTACCCGGGCAAAATGTGTTGCAATATATCAGTACACAAAATGGGAAGTTGTTGAAAAACGGCGATGAGTTGTATGCTCGTTTTTTGGCAAAACAATTTTTGGAAGGAGTAAAAAAAACTAACAGAAATATTTCAGTACCTGTAATATCGGGCCTGCATGATTGTTGTGTAAATGCTGCAACGGCAGTGTTGAATGATACAAGTGGAGCAAAGATCACCGAGGTAGAATTGGTTGAAAAATTTAATGAAGAGTACAAATACATCAATCGTTTTTTGCCTGCATATAAAGTGAGTTTTGAGAGAAAAGATGGGATCAGGATATATGTAGAGACACAACAGGATCGTTTTGCTTTTGCGATGGATAACAGACGGGCAGTTTTTGATACTTTCTTTTCCTGGTTCCATACATTAGGATGGTTAGATTTTTTAGGCAAAGGAAAATTAATGATTGAAATTGTATTGATGTCGATGGCTTTTCTTGCTACATTAATGGGCATTTATATTTTTTGCATTACCAAAACAAAAACGCCGAATGGCAATACTGTTGTAGCTGCCAGGAGAAATCACCGTTGGACTTCAATTGTCATTTCTTTGTTTACATTGATGTTTACAGGTAGCGGCGCATTTCATTTGTTCACGAAGTTTTCACCGGATACAAGAGCTCAATTCTTTACTCAAAATGTATTTACGCCTGTTGACGCTTTGTTGGATATTAAAAAAATATTTGCTGCGGCAGGGGCTCAAAAAAAGATTACTACTATTTCTATTGTAAAAATTAATGGCAAAAATTATTGGCAAGTATTTAGTCAATCAGAAGAGACGAATAAAAAAAATAATATACCCGGGGCTATGGACATGATGAAACGTAAAGTCGCTCCTGCACCATCTGCCATCTATATAAGTACAGATGATCATACTGTATTGAAAGATGGAGAAATGAAATATGCTAATTATTTAGCAACATTATTCAGTAAACATCGGCCGGATGAAATTGTGAAAACAACTGTTATCACAAAGTTTGAGGATGAATACGGTTTCGTTAATAAACGGTTGCCTGTATGGAGGGTGCATTATAACAGCAACAGTAAAGAGCGTTTTTATGTGGAAACAAGTACAGGTAAACTAGCAGCGCATGTAAATGACAAAGATTTGATTGAAGGATACAGTTTTGCTATGCTCCACAAACATCATTTTATGGATTGGGCGGGGAAAAGCGGTAGAGATATCAGTACTATGTTTTGGGCTTTGGCGCAAATTGCTGTAGTAGTGATAGGGTTAACACTATACTTTAAAATGAGGGCCCGAAAAACCAGGCAACAACAATAA
- a CDS encoding MarC family protein produces MSLKEIALKEILTVSFTLFAVIDVVGSVPILVSLREKMGGVIKSAQATVVSGSLMILFLFVGQEFLKILGVDVKSFAVAGSIVIFILGLEMVLGIEFFKPDSNAKTGSVVPIAFPLIAGSGTLTTVMSLKANYEDVNILIGILINCIVIYLVLKSLRWIEKFLGPNGMSVIRKFFGVILLAIAVKIFGSNIVKFGK; encoded by the coding sequence GTGAGTTTAAAGGAGATAGCTTTAAAAGAGATTCTTACTGTGTCATTTACACTTTTTGCTGTAATTGATGTGGTTGGTTCTGTGCCTATACTTGTTTCTTTACGTGAAAAGATGGGAGGTGTTATCAAATCTGCACAGGCTACGGTTGTTTCCGGTAGTTTAATGATCTTGTTCTTATTTGTAGGGCAGGAGTTTTTAAAAATATTGGGAGTAGATGTGAAATCGTTTGCTGTGGCCGGTAGTATTGTGATCTTTATTTTGGGGTTGGAGATGGTATTGGGTATCGAGTTCTTTAAACCTGATAGCAATGCTAAAACCGGCAGTGTGGTACCCATTGCATTTCCTTTAATTGCGGGAAGCGGAACATTGACCACAGTAATGAGTTTAAAAGCTAACTACGAAGATGTAAACATATTGATTGGCATCTTAATTAATTGTATAGTTATCTATTTGGTGTTGAAATCTTTAAGGTGGATTGAAAAGTTTCTGGGACCGAATGGTATGTCTGTAATAAGAAAATTTTTTGGTGTGATACTATTAGCCATCGCTGTGAAAATTTTTGGTAGTAATATTGTGAAGTTTGGGAAGTAA